From the genome of Luteibacter rhizovicinus DSM 16549:
GCAGCAGTTCGGCGCCCGCATATGCGAGCGCCATGATGCCCAGGGCGAGGAAATCGCTCGGCGCGACGTCCTGGGTCAGGTGGCGCAGGTGCGTGCCCGCATGACCGATCAGCCAGCCGATGGCGAAGCCGAGCCCGATGCCAGCCAGCCACCCCCAAACCAGTTCGACACCCACCCAGTGGGCCCAAAGAGCGGTCCCTGCCTCCCGCGTCGTCATCAAGGTAAGAGCGAGCAAAAGGAAGGGGAGGGCGGTGCCATCGTTGAGCCCGGCTTCGCCCGAAAGGGCCACCCGGAGGGCATCGTCGTCGCGGGCGTCGTCCACGGAGACGAGGTTGGCGAGCACGGGATCGGTGGGCGACAGGATCGCGGCGAGGGCGAGCGCGAGCGGCCAGGACCAACCTAGTGCCAGGTGGGTGAACACCGTGACCCCGCCGATGGTCAGGAGCATGGCAGGCACGGCGAGTCGCGCTGCCGTCTTCCAGGCGGCATGCCGGAAAGGTACGCGCAGCTTGAGCCCGGTGATGAAAAGCGAGACCACCAGCCCGGTCTCGGTCACCGCGCGAAGCCAGCCCGCGTTGTCGTGATCGAAGGACAAGCGCGCCAGGCCGAGGACGGCGGGACCGACCAGGACGCCCGCCGCGAGATACACCGCAAACGATGTGATTGGCCCGCGACGTATCACGCCGGCGGCCATGGAGGTGACCACCAGCAGCACGCCGATGAAGAGGATCCACGCGAAGTAACCCATGCACCGATGCTCGGTGCACGGCCATGAAACGGGCGCGAAGGCCAGCGTTACGGGTGGGTGGCGGCGGACGTCGCGGGCGTGGCGCCCGGCTTGTTCGCGCACGCGGCACGATTCAGCCCGCGGGTTGCGTCCGTGTCGTCAGAAGTAGCCAGCCGGGCGAGGCAGTCGTCGTAGGTT
Proteins encoded in this window:
- a CDS encoding cation:proton antiporter, with product MGYFAWILFIGVLLVVTSMAAGVIRRGPITSFAVYLAAGVLVGPAVLGLARLSFDHDNAGWLRAVTETGLVVSLFITGLKLRVPFRHAAWKTAARLAVPAMLLTIGGVTVFTHLALGWSWPLALALAAILSPTDPVLANLVSVDDARDDDALRVALSGEAGLNDGTALPFLLLALTLMTTREAGTALWAHWVGVELVWGWLAGIGLGFAIGWLIGHAGTHLRHLTQDVAPSDFLALGIMALAYAGAELLHASGFLAAFAAGVGLRRVEIHVARRHSADSDDVAPEGVSEPAELLVRPNERSTAGNDHPVQTVGWVVSDALSFGDTIERLIGALLVFVVGVAVLPAFSWAGALVALVLFLGIRPASVWLSTIRDGLPWQRRLLLGWFGIRGLGSLNYLAYALTHGLAGRDGDDLATIALTVVALSIFIHGMTTTPLMDWRGRALERRRQKAVTR